The Sporosarcina ureae genomic sequence AGCGACATGTTATTGCGTCTTTTATCGCTTGACCTCTTTGACCATCAAGGTGCACGATACTTGGCGATTTCTTCGTTGATCCATCAAGGAGAAATTGATCAAGCGGCACAGGTGCTGGAGGCGAGTGCAGAAGTTTCTAAAGATGATGCAGCGTATTGGTATTTGTCATGGTTGGTCGAGATGGAACGCGCGCAAGGTACGTCTTCAGAGCGCGCTTTAGAGTTATTCGCTAAGGCGGAGCAGTTAAATCCACATGTCAGTAAGTTGATGGAGATGGCAGTGGAGAAAATGAGTTATCCGAAGAGTGTTGCTCTTACGCCGGGTAGTCATGAAGAAGCGCACTATATTTGGTATTTATTGTAATGCATGCGAACCGTCATGGCGAGTTGGAATTTCCGACTTGCTGTGGCGGTTTTTTGTATGGGCAGGGATGAGTCGGAAAGCAACGTTGATCTGCGTTTTAGGCGGATACTTCCCACACCAACTCTCTACAGTACGGATTTCGTTCATGCTGGAGTATCAAAGCGCATGCACACATCCATCAAAATTCGCTGTCTTCCGCTTACATTCAATGAATGTCGTTTTCTTTAGGGGGAAATGCTCATACTTTCTTCTAAGCGCTCATACTTCCACGACATCCGCTCATAAATCGCTATAGGCGCTCTATCAATCCCCTAGAGCGCTCTATCCATCCATTTAACCGCTCTATGAAATGACACAAGCGCTCTATACCCGTTATCTATTGTTGACCATCAAGTGAATTTATCCCGAATATGTCTAGCTTTAAAGGAATAGGATGATATATTGTCGAACAATTCTAATAGAGACAACTGACGAAAATTATATCGAGCAGAGAGGAGTAGTTTTGATGAAGCTAACTAATTATATCGACGGCATGTGGCAGGAGGAAGCTGCTAGTTATACAGCTGTACTCAACCCGGCGAACGGGGATGAATTGGCACAAGTACCTTTGTCAACGGATGAAGAGGTTCGGCGGGCGGTTGCTGCGGCGAAGGAAGCACAGAAGAAATGGGCTTTGGTGCCGGCACCGAAACGTGCGGATTATCTCTATGAAATTGGCCGTATTATGAAAGGCAAAAAAGAACATCTAGCGCAAGTACTGACGAAGGAAATGGGTAAAGTCATAGAAGAGGCACGTGGTGAAGTGCAAGAAGGGATTGACATGGCGTTCTACATGGCTGGAGAAGGTCGCCGATTGTTCGGTGAAACGGTTCCGTCTGAGTTGCAGGATAAGTTTGCGATGAGTGTTCGAGCACCGATTGGCGTTGTGGGTCTGATCACTCCATGGAACTTTCCGATTGCCATTGCTACGTGGAAATCGTTCCCGGCAATTGTCGCCGGAAATACATTCATTTGGAAACCGGCGACGGAAACGCCGTTGATGGCATATGAAATGGCGTTGATCTTTGAAGAAGCCGGCTTGCCGCGTGGTGTGGCGAATATCGTCTTTGGTTCAGGTGCAGATGTAGGCACTGCGCTGATCGAACATCCGGACGTACGGGTTATTTCATTTACCGGCTCGACGGAAACAGGACGTCACGTTGCGGAATTAGGCGGTCGCCATTTGAAGAAAGTATCTCTAGAAATGGGCGGCAAAAATGCGGTCATCGTGCTGGAAGATGCAGATATTGAACTAGCGGTAGAAGGAATTTTGTGGAGCGCATTTGGAACGGCAGGACAGCGCTGTACAGCTTGTAGTCGAGTCATCGTTCATGAAGATGTGAAAGAAGAATTGCAGAAACGTCTGATGGAGAGCATGAAAGACTTAACGATGGGCGGCGGTCTGGATGAAACGGTGAAAGTCGGTCCAGTGATCAATGAAAAGGCACTGGAGAAAATCCAGCGCTATATCGAAATCGGTAAAAGTGAAGGTGCAAATCTAGTGGCAGGTGGAAATGTGCTGAATGAAGGGAAATTCGCGAATGGATATTATGTTGAGCCCACATTGTTTGCGGATGTCGCATGGGATAGCCGACTCGCGCAAGAAGAAATTTTTGGCCCAGTCGTTTCATTGATCACGGTCAGTAGTCTGGATGAAGCGATTGAAGTGAATAACAGCGTCGCGTATGGCTTGTCCAGTTCGATTTTCTCGCAAGATGTCAATAAAGTATTCCGCGCACAACGCGATCTGGATACAGGTATCGTCTATATCAACGCAGGCACGACAGGTGCGGAAATTCATTTGCCGTTTGGTGGAACGAAAGGGACAGGGAACGGTCATCGTGACTCCGGGGTCGCGGCACTCGATGTCTTTACGGAATGGAAGAGCATTTACATCGATTACAGCGGCAAGTTGCAACGCGCGCAAATCGATACGGAATGAACTCACAGGAAGAAGGGATGAGCAGATGAAAATTGTTGTATTAGGTGCGGGATTAATGGGAAAAGAAGTCGTGCGTGATTTAGTAAAGCAAGACGAAGTGAAGAAAGTGTATCTCGCGGACCGTGCGATTCGGCAAGCGGAAGATTTCGCCGAAGAATTAATGAATGAAAAGCTCGACATTTTATTGCTAGATGCGACGAATGAAGAGCAACTTAGCGACGTAATGGGATTGGGCGATATCGTTGTTAATGCACTGTTTTATACATTCAATGAAGCCGTCGCTCGTTGTGCAGTAGAACGAGGCGTACACGTTGTGGATCTAGGTGGACATATCGGCGGTGCAACGGAAAAAGTGCTTGCGCTACATGAACAAGCTATCGCAAAAGGTGTAACGCTAATTCCGGACCTCGGGGTGGCACCGGGTATGATTAATATTCTGGCAGGTTACGGCGCATCATTGCTGGATGAAACTCAGTCGATCAAACTTTACGTAGGTGGAGTTCCGGTCAAACCTGAGCCGCCACTGAATTATCATGTCGTCTTTTCATTGGAAGGGTTATTTGATCATTACACTGACACATCACGCGTTATGCGAAATGGCAAAGTGAAGGAATTGCCTTCATTGTCGGAAATTGAAATGTTAGAATTCAACGGCTATGGCGAAATGGAAGCTTTCCATACATCAGGTGGTACGTCGACGTTGCTTGAGTCATTCCCTACTATTGAAACGCTAGAATACAAGACGATCCGTTACCCGGGTCATGCCGACAAAGTTCAAGTATTAGTGGATCTTGGCTTACTGTCTAGGGAATCCACGATTCGTGTAGATGGTAGACCATTACGTGTGCGCGACGTCATGCTCGCTCATTTGACACCACAATTACGCCTTGGAGATAAATCGGATGCTGTATTACTCCGCGTCATAGTTAGCGGGACGAAAGACAAGCAGCCGCATACGGTGACGTTCAATATGATTACCGAAAAAGATCAGAACACTAACGAAACGGCCATGGCACTTGCGACGGCCAACACCATTTCCGTTGTAGCGCAAATGATTGGCAATGGTGTCATTACGAAAAGAGGCGCTTATCCACCAGAAAAAATCGTGCCTGGCGAACTGTATATACAAGAAATGAAGAAACGCGGAGTTGTTATTGACGTACAACAGGCCTGATACAGTATATACTGGTAGGAAAGCGTGGATTTAGATCTCAATAGACCATCTCCTCGTATTTCTAAGGAGTGAAGTGAACATGCAACAAACATTGAATTCATCGCAGATGGGATTACAGCATCTCGCAACGAATCGACGGACGGTAAATAGGTTATTCGAATTCGTACTAGTCGATTTCGGATTTCTCGACCATATTCCGTTTCCAATTATGCGTAAAGCACTCAAGAAAAACATCTTGCGTGCAGTCTACTTGACGGACGGCATCAACGTGTACGGCTATGCCATCTATCAGGAAATCCCCAAATACGGAGGCATTCACGTACTCTATTTGGCAATAGCGCCCGAATTTCGTTCGTATGGGTTAGGTAGCGTGATGCTTCGCCGTCTGGACGCGTTATCGCCAGCAGGAATACTACTGGAAGTGGAAGATCCGGACTTTTCCCGAAATGAAGAAGAATTATCTATTCGGACACGACGTATTGCATTTTATGAACGCAATGGACTGACACTTGATCAAACAGTGAAGCTGACAAATTTCAAGCATCCATTATTATTGATGACCACTTCAGAATTGCCCGCTTTGAACGAGCGCCAGTTTAGAAAGTTTTATCGACAGTTGTATAACCGCGTATATGGCCTACCAGTCGGGCAGATTGCAGTGAACGCACGCATCAAAAAAGCCTAGTTTCATTGTAAAGGAGGACACGAAGATGGACTTTACATTTACAGATGAACAGAACATGTTGCGACAGACAGCAAGACAGTTTGTGGATGCGGAAATTATGCCGCATATTGCGAAATGGGATACACAAGGTAGTTTTGACAAAGGAATTTGGAAACGGCTCGCGGATCTTGGATTCATGGGCGTCTGCGTACCCGAAAAATATGGCGGCAGTGGGATGGATTATAATGCTTTGGCCATTTTATGCGAAGAACTCGAACGTGGCGACACGGCTTTTCGCACTGCAGTTTCCGTACACATCGGTTTGAATTGCATGACGCTGATGCAGTGGGGAACGGAAGAGCAGAAGCAAAAGTATTTAGTGCCACAAGCAAGAGGTGAGAAAATCGGTGCGTTCGGATTGACGGAACCTGGCGCTGGCTCGGATGTTTCTGCACTGCAAACGACGGCGGTTCGTGACGGGGATACGTATGTATTGAACGGTCAGAAAACGTGGATTTCACTTTGTGATGCGGCAGACAATTTCCTCGTTTTCGCCTACACGGATAAATCGAAAAAACATCACGGCATCAGCGCATTTATTGTTGAGCGGACCATGCCTGGATTTTCATCGAAGGCAATTAAAGGGAAGTACGGCATTCGTGCAGGTAACACGGGTGAGCTGTTTTTTGAAGACGTGCGCATACCCGCTGCCAACTTACTTGGTGAAGAAGGCGAAGGATTCAAAATTGCGATGGCGGCGCTTGATAACGGTCGTTTCACCGTGGCGGCTGGTGCAGTGGGCTTATTGTACGCCTGCCTTGAATCGAGCGTAGAGTACGCAACAACGCGTGAAACATTTGGAAAGAAAATAGGAGAACACCAGCTTGTGCAACAGATGCTTGCGAAGATGGAAGCCGGTTATCAGATGAGTCGTCTTCTTGTTTATCGTGCGGGTGAGTTGAAGAATAGCGGTGTTCGGAATACGCGTGAGACGTCGCTCGCGAAGTGGCAAGCTTGTGATTTTGCTAACCAAGCAGCAGACGACGCAGTGCAGATCCATGGAGCGTACGGCTATTCGGATGAGTATCCAGTTGCACGGTATTTACGCAACTCCAAGGCGCCCGTCATTTACGAAGGCACACGTGAAATCCATACCATCATGCAAGCGGAGTATGTGCTTGGGGAGCGTAGTGATAAGAAGTTGAATCGTATGTTGCCTAAATGGCCGTTTGAGGAATGAAAATGATGCGGTGAGCCAGTATGTGTGGCTTACCGCATCATTTTTTTGTGGAATTTATAGTTGTAATGCAATAGCACGATGAATATATACTAGTATGCGATGACGCTTCGACGTTCATCCCCAATTAAGAACCGACGAAATCTCCGCCATCCACATGTATCGTCTGCCCTGTCATATAACTTGAGTCCTGTGAAGCCAAGAAGACATAAGCGGGTGCGTTCTCAGCAGGCTGTCCACGGCGTTTCATCGGGGTATCTGCTCCATGTTCAGCCACTGTTTTCGCATCGAATGTAGCAGGGATCAATGGTGTCCAGATTGGTCCGGGTGCTACTGCATTCACTCGAATCCCTTTCTCCGATAGATTTAACGCCAATGAACGAGTAAAGCTTGTGATGGCTCCTTTTGTCGCGGAGTAATCAAGCAGTCCAGGCGATCCGTTATAGGCTGTAATCGAAGAAGTGTTGACTATGCAGTCGCCTTTTTTCATATGAGTAATGGCTGCTTTTGACATATAGAACAAGCCAAAAAAGTTCGTTTCAAACGTTTCCTTCAACTGCTCTTCCGTAATGTCTTCGATGGACTGTTGAGGGAATTGTTTTCCGGCATTATTGACCAGTATATTAAGATCACCAAAGTCGTCAATAACTTGGTTGATCAGCTGTTTACAGTTTTCATCGCTACTAATATCGGTTTGATATTTCTTCGATTTGCCACCATATTTCTCAATTAATTCAATTGTTTTATCCGCATCTTCATCTTCCTGATCTGCCAAATAGGCGATGGCTACGTTCGCTCCTTCTTTCGCATAGGCAACGGCGACGGCACGACCAATTCCGCTGTCGCCACCTGTGATCAATGCCGTTTTGCCTTTAAGTTTCTCTGCACCCTTGAAGTTAGGATCATCATAAATTGGAGCGGGATGCATCTCTTCCTCGACGCCAGGCTGCGTAGATTGTGTTTGTCCTGTTATATTGTCGTCGATTTTCTCGTATCGATCTTGACTCATGTGACATCCTCCTCGGTATATAGTTATCAAAAGTATTCCCTGATTGCCGGCGAACAAACATCCAGATATTCGATAGAAAATTAATCCAAGCTGTCTTTTTGCGTGTTATAATAAAGTCATTACGTACTATATAACAGCTAAGGAGCGTGTCTTCATGAACTTTCAACCTTCCAAAAAAATGTCCATCTTCTCACCGGCGATCTTTGGTGATTTAAAAGCAGCCGCTGAGTTAAAAAAAGCGACAGGTGCGCAAGTCGTCGATTTAAGTCTTGGTAGCCCCGACCTTCCGCCTGACGAGCGTGTGCGTCAAGCGTTGTCTGAGCAAAGCGCATTAGCATCATCTTACGGCTACACTCTCGGAGGGACGAAGCGGTTCCATGAAGCTGTCGCGAATTATTACAAGCGGCGGACAGGTGTCATCATTAACCCTCATACAGAAATATTGCAGACGATGGGTTCGCAGGAAGGTCTCGTTCATTTACCTTTCGCGTTCTGTGACGAAGGAGATTATATCCTCACGACGAATCCTGCCTACGTTGCCTATGACGCAGGAATTAAACTAGCGGGTGCCGTACCGTACTACATGCCATTGCTTGCGGAGAACGGCTTCTTGCCTAATCTCAAAGAAGTTCCAGAAGACGTGCTGAAAAAGACTAAACTACTTATCTTGAACTTACCAGGAAATCCGGTACCGGCCATGCCGAACGAAGCCTTTTTTGAAGAAGTCGTAGCGTTTGCGAAGAAATACGAAATCATCGTACTTCATGACGCAGCATACTCGGAATATTATTTCACGGGCGACCGTCCGGCAAGTTTCCTCACGACACCTGGCGCAATGGAAGTCGGTATGGAAATCAACTCGCTATCCAAAAGCTTCAGCTTGGCAGGTGCACGAATCGCTTACTTCGTTGGGAATGCAGACATGATCAAAGTGTTGCGCGAACTAAAATCCAATCTCGACTATGGAACATTCGGACCGATCCAAGAAGCAGCCATTGTCGCACTTGATAATGGAGAAGAAATCACAGATCGCCTACGCGCAGAGTTCTCTAAACGTCATCACGCGTTAATGGACGGACTCGCATCATTGGGCTGGGAAACCACGCCGTCTGAAGGCGGTATGTTCGTCTGGGCAAAATATCCGTATGACCTAGACGATATAGAATTTGTTTTCGAAGTCATCAAACAAGCTGGCGTCGTCATGGTACCGGGCAGCATCTTTGGCACTGCCGGGGTAGGTTACGTCCGCCTTGCACTCGTGCAAAAAGTGGAATTGATTGAACAAGCGATTGAACAACTTAGAGAATTATCGATTGTGAGTGTATAAATACTAGCGAGGGAGAGCGAGGTTTTCCGCTCTTCCTTTTTAGAATGAAAAAATGAGTCGGAACTAATTTGGTAATAGACGTTTACTATCGTAAACTACCTATAGAAATGAAGTGGAGAGAGGAGGGATATGATGGACGAACAAGAAAAAGGCCGGATCCACAGAAAGAAAAACAACATTCAACCCCGTAGGAAAAAGCAGAGCATTGTGATCTGGAGCGTTGTCGCCATGGCCACTGTAATGTTTTTGCTACTCGTGCTACCGTTATTGCAAGAGTCGAATACTGAAAATGAAGAGATTGTACCGGCTGTAGGTCTTTATGAAGATATAGAAAAAGTGCAACTAAAAGTGTTACAAGAGAAAGCGTTAGAAGATGGAAAAATCGAATACTTAATTGAAATAAATAATGATACCAACAGGGTGATCCACCAGCCTACATTAACCTTCAGCTTCGAGGTGAAACTAGAGAAAGGTAGGGGAGAGAACCCCTTCAAGTACTCGACTGATCTTGGACTGGAAATCGAACCGGGACAAAAAATGAAAATACCGCTTAAAGTCGATGTCAGTCTACTCAACCAGGAGAAGATCGATCCTGATCACATTATGCTTGAGTTGAAAGGATATCTGGACGAACTGGAGCTTGAAAATCTATTTCACATAGGACGATCCATTAGCAACGTAGAAGGCGACAGACAATGGAAGAAGCTATGACCAAGCTAAAATGACTCTATAAAAGGAGTTTTTTAGCTTTTTTCAATAGAATGTAACGGAATCAAAAATTTTCAGTCTACTCTAATACAAAGAAATTAAGAGGAGATGAAAACTATGAATACAAGCAGGTGGCTCATTGTATTGGGGGCAGCAGGAACGATCGGAATCCTTGTACTGATCAGTTTCCTACTTTGGCCGAAAGTGGGTATTACATCCACGAAGTCTGTGCTTGCAGGTCAATCGCTGAATGTCTATTTCACGGAACCAGTGAAAAAGAACTTGGATGCTTCGGAGTTTCATATTACGAAAAGCAATAAGAGAACTCCGGCCAAGCTTTCGTATGGAAATGGAAAGACGTCGTTACAAGTAGGGGAGCTACAACCAGGAGACTATACATTGCATATCCCAACGAATAGTTTTGGAGTATGGAAACGCGCAGCGGACAAAGCACTTTCATTCACCGTCCTCGAATCTGTACAGCCCGTCACTTCCATTAAGGAAATAAAGAACTTCTTTGAACGAGTGGAACCTCAAGGACGCAGTGAAATCATGGAAGAGTCTTCGTCGGAAGATAAAGCTTCTGGTGGCGGTGTGGATCATTCACAAACCAATCAGCAAGTGGCGGGAGTAGATGAAGCAGATACTGTCAAAACGGATGGTGATTTCCTCTACGATGTCCTAAATGGCGAAGGACTTATGATCACCGATATCCGTAATCCAAACGAGATGGTCCGTGCCAGCGAGGTAGCTTTTTCGGATGAGTTTTATGCAAACCAACTGTATATAGATCAAGATAAAGTCGTATTAATTGGTGGTCGAAATCTAGATACGCCGACATCCAATCTGGATTCGAAAATCACGGAAGACCGGATGATGCCGACACAACAACTGTCCGTCATTCGTGTCTATGACGTCACAGACCGTACGAATCCGAAACTTATTCGTGAAACAGGTGCAGAAGGATACGTCATCGGAACACGTAAAATCGGCCAATTCGTCTATATGATCACGAATAATCAACCATTCCTTTGGTACGATCACCCAAAGCCGTTAGAAGATCAGCTAATACCAAAAGTCTATGATTCCACAGCCAATCAAAAAGTACAGTCGCTCGCACTTGATAAAATCTCGATTTTGCCAGGCGCGATGGAACCCTCCTACTCGGTCATCACGACACTCGATATTGAGTCGGGAGAAAAAGGAGGAGTGGATACGAAAGCTTATCTTGGCAGTGGTGAACAACTGTACATGTCCGCAGATCATCTGTATCTGACGTCTACTAACTACCAAAACAATCAGCAAAGCACTAGTGAAGTATTCAAATTCAGCCTCGACAAAACGGACGTCTATTTCCTGCAAACCGCTCAACTAAAAGGGACGATCTTAAATCAGTTTTCGATGGATGAACACAATGGCTATTTCCGTGCAGTCACCACAGAAGGCAATCTCTGGGATGAACGCAATAAAGCGAAGAATCATTTATTCATCCTCGACGAAAATATGAAACAAGTCGGTTCGGTCGAAAATCTAGCGGTCAATGAACGCATTTATTCCGCACGATTCCTCGGAGATAAAGCATATATGGT encodes the following:
- a CDS encoding aldehyde dehydrogenase family protein encodes the protein MKLTNYIDGMWQEEAASYTAVLNPANGDELAQVPLSTDEEVRRAVAAAKEAQKKWALVPAPKRADYLYEIGRIMKGKKEHLAQVLTKEMGKVIEEARGEVQEGIDMAFYMAGEGRRLFGETVPSELQDKFAMSVRAPIGVVGLITPWNFPIAIATWKSFPAIVAGNTFIWKPATETPLMAYEMALIFEEAGLPRGVANIVFGSGADVGTALIEHPDVRVISFTGSTETGRHVAELGGRHLKKVSLEMGGKNAVIVLEDADIELAVEGILWSAFGTAGQRCTACSRVIVHEDVKEELQKRLMESMKDLTMGGGLDETVKVGPVINEKALEKIQRYIEIGKSEGANLVAGGNVLNEGKFANGYYVEPTLFADVAWDSRLAQEEIFGPVVSLITVSSLDEAIEVNNSVAYGLSSSIFSQDVNKVFRAQRDLDTGIVYINAGTTGAEIHLPFGGTKGTGNGHRDSGVAALDVFTEWKSIYIDYSGKLQRAQIDTE
- a CDS encoding saccharopine dehydrogenase C-terminal domain-containing protein: MKIVVLGAGLMGKEVVRDLVKQDEVKKVYLADRAIRQAEDFAEELMNEKLDILLLDATNEEQLSDVMGLGDIVVNALFYTFNEAVARCAVERGVHVVDLGGHIGGATEKVLALHEQAIAKGVTLIPDLGVAPGMINILAGYGASLLDETQSIKLYVGGVPVKPEPPLNYHVVFSLEGLFDHYTDTSRVMRNGKVKELPSLSEIEMLEFNGYGEMEAFHTSGGTSTLLESFPTIETLEYKTIRYPGHADKVQVLVDLGLLSRESTIRVDGRPLRVRDVMLAHLTPQLRLGDKSDAVLLRVIVSGTKDKQPHTVTFNMITEKDQNTNETAMALATANTISVVAQMIGNGVITKRGAYPPEKIVPGELYIQEMKKRGVVIDVQQA
- a CDS encoding GNAT family N-acetyltransferase; the encoded protein is MQQTLNSSQMGLQHLATNRRTVNRLFEFVLVDFGFLDHIPFPIMRKALKKNILRAVYLTDGINVYGYAIYQEIPKYGGIHVLYLAIAPEFRSYGLGSVMLRRLDALSPAGILLEVEDPDFSRNEEELSIRTRRIAFYERNGLTLDQTVKLTNFKHPLLLMTTSELPALNERQFRKFYRQLYNRVYGLPVGQIAVNARIKKA
- a CDS encoding acyl-CoA dehydrogenase family protein, yielding MDFTFTDEQNMLRQTARQFVDAEIMPHIAKWDTQGSFDKGIWKRLADLGFMGVCVPEKYGGSGMDYNALAILCEELERGDTAFRTAVSVHIGLNCMTLMQWGTEEQKQKYLVPQARGEKIGAFGLTEPGAGSDVSALQTTAVRDGDTYVLNGQKTWISLCDAADNFLVFAYTDKSKKHHGISAFIVERTMPGFSSKAIKGKYGIRAGNTGELFFEDVRIPAANLLGEEGEGFKIAMAALDNGRFTVAAGAVGLLYACLESSVEYATTRETFGKKIGEHQLVQQMLAKMEAGYQMSRLLVYRAGELKNSGVRNTRETSLAKWQACDFANQAADDAVQIHGAYGYSDEYPVARYLRNSKAPVIYEGTREIHTIMQAEYVLGERSDKKLNRMLPKWPFEE
- a CDS encoding SDR family oxidoreductase: MSQDRYEKIDDNITGQTQSTQPGVEEEMHPAPIYDDPNFKGAEKLKGKTALITGGDSGIGRAVAVAYAKEGANVAIAYLADQEDEDADKTIELIEKYGGKSKKYQTDISSDENCKQLINQVIDDFGDLNILVNNAGKQFPQQSIEDITEEQLKETFETNFFGLFYMSKAAITHMKKGDCIVNTSSITAYNGSPGLLDYSATKGAITSFTRSLALNLSEKGIRVNAVAPGPIWTPLIPATFDAKTVAEHGADTPMKRRGQPAENAPAYVFLASQDSSYMTGQTIHVDGGDFVGS
- a CDS encoding aminotransferase class I/II-fold pyridoxal phosphate-dependent enzyme, with protein sequence MNFQPSKKMSIFSPAIFGDLKAAAELKKATGAQVVDLSLGSPDLPPDERVRQALSEQSALASSYGYTLGGTKRFHEAVANYYKRRTGVIINPHTEILQTMGSQEGLVHLPFAFCDEGDYILTTNPAYVAYDAGIKLAGAVPYYMPLLAENGFLPNLKEVPEDVLKKTKLLILNLPGNPVPAMPNEAFFEEVVAFAKKYEIIVLHDAAYSEYYFTGDRPASFLTTPGAMEVGMEINSLSKSFSLAGARIAYFVGNADMIKVLRELKSNLDYGTFGPIQEAAIVALDNGEEITDRLRAEFSKRHHALMDGLASLGWETTPSEGGMFVWAKYPYDLDDIEFVFEVIKQAGVVMVPGSIFGTAGVGYVRLALVQKVELIEQAIEQLRELSIVSV
- a CDS encoding beta-propeller domain-containing protein codes for the protein MNTSRWLIVLGAAGTIGILVLISFLLWPKVGITSTKSVLAGQSLNVYFTEPVKKNLDASEFHITKSNKRTPAKLSYGNGKTSLQVGELQPGDYTLHIPTNSFGVWKRAADKALSFTVLESVQPVTSIKEIKNFFERVEPQGRSEIMEESSSEDKASGGGVDHSQTNQQVAGVDEADTVKTDGDFLYDVLNGEGLMITDIRNPNEMVRASEVAFSDEFYANQLYIDQDKVVLIGGRNLDTPTSNLDSKITEDRMMPTQQLSVIRVYDVTDRTNPKLIRETGAEGYVIGTRKIGQFVYMITNNQPFLWYDHPKPLEDQLIPKVYDSTANQKVQSLALDKISILPGAMEPSYSVITTLDIESGEKGGVDTKAYLGSGEQLYMSADHLYLTSTNYQNNQQSTSEVFKFSLDKTDVYFLQTAQLKGTILNQFSMDEHNGYFRAVTTEGNLWDERNKAKNHLFILDENMKQVGSVENLAVNERIYSARFLGDKAYMVTFRETDPLFVMDVADPHHPKVLGELKIPGFSNYLHPLDEGHLIGFGYETIAKKNPQGGAPLIQTGGMKISLFDVTDFANPKETASEVIGGQGTYSSVQHDHHALFIHPTRNLFGFPISVYEQSKRENILDLQSSGAMIYEITTERGIVKTADLTKHMTNDYMDWEKEIQRLLYSGNFLYTISANEVNSYTLDHFTPLDTLERASYTTNSVPPLESIEK